From Longimicrobiaceae bacterium:
CGGAGACGGGAGCGGCAGTGAGCGGAGCAGGGGCGGGGAGCGCCACCCGCGTGAGCAGCGTGGCCGACGCGGCCAGCGGGATCGCCCGGGCGGCACGCGAGGCGGTGGCCCTGACGCGAGCCGGAAACGAGACGCTGATGGAGATGCTGGGGCGGGCCGGCGCCCACCTCGCCGTCGGGCGCCTCCGTGGAGAGGGAGGGCTGCGCGCAACGGCGCCGGAAGGCGACGAGCGCCTGGCGTGGCTTGCGGCGACGCTCGTGGGCGACACCGTCCTGGCGGTGCGGCACGTGGGCGGACCGGAGGACGGGGCGGAGGTGATGGAGGAGCTGCAGCGGCAGCTGGCCGTCTTCGGGCGCGAGAGCCGCCGGGTTTCCGGTGCCGAGGACCCCGCGCCGTTCCTGGCGGCCGTGGACTCCTGGATGCCGGCGGGGTTCCCGCGCGGAGCCGCCTTCCTCGCCCACGCGGGGGTGCGCGATGCCTAACCTCATCGCCAGCCGGAGGCAGATCTCGCTGCGCGTCGTGTACGCAGGTCCCGGCGTGGGAGGCAAGACGACCAACCTACGGCAGATCCAGGCCCAGTTCCCGGAGTTTCGGATGGCGGAGCTGGCGACGGCAGGGGAGCGCACCCTGGGCGGGGACTTCCTCCCGGTGGCGCTGGGTGCCGAGCGTGTGGACGGATGGGAGCTGAAGCTCAGCCTCTCCAGCGTCCCGGGGCAGATCCAGTATGCCGATTCGCGCGCGTCGGTTCTCAAGGCGGCGGACGTGATCGTCTTCGTGGCCGACAGCCACCCGCTGCGGCAACAGGCGAACCTCTACGCCCTGGACGACGTCCGCGCGCTGCTGGCCGCGGAAGGACGGGAGCCCGGCGGAGTGCCGCTGGTCTTCCAGTACAACAAGTGCGACCTCCCGGATGCCATTCCGCCGGAGGAGCTGGACGCACGCCTCAATCCCGCAGGTGCGCCCGCGGTCGCCGCGGTGGCGCTGGACGGGGTGGGCGTGTTCGAGACGCTGGCCGAAGCGCTGGATCTCGCGGTCGCGGAGGCGCGGCGTTACCTCGCGCGGGCCATGCCCCCGCGCGCTGCATCGGCATGACGGCGTGGGCCGTCTGCCGCTTCACCCCCTGATGGACGAGGTGCGTATGCGAAAGCTGTGGAGGAAGATGAGCAGCAAGGCGGGCGAGTCGGTCCTGCGCCCGCTGCGCTCGGAGCAGGGCTTCACGATGATCGAGCTGATGGTGGTGGTGGTGGTGATCGCGATCCTGGCGGCGGCGGTCGGGTTCACGTCCACGAA
This genomic window contains:
- a CDS encoding gliding-motility protein MglA yields the protein MPNLIASRRQISLRVVYAGPGVGGKTTNLRQIQAQFPEFRMAELATAGERTLGGDFLPVALGAERVDGWELKLSLSSVPGQIQYADSRASVLKAADVIVFVADSHPLRQQANLYALDDVRALLAAEGREPGGVPLVFQYNKCDLPDAIPPEELDARLNPAGAPAVAAVALDGVGVFETLAEALDLAVAEARRYLARAMPPRAASA